A single Dunckerocampus dactyliophorus isolate RoL2022-P2 chromosome 2, RoL_Ddac_1.1, whole genome shotgun sequence DNA region contains:
- the ptch2 gene encoding protein patched homolog 1 — translation MASDRGDPGAAGVFGDLPPSYTRSQPAANPDVLRRPSYCHAAFALKHISKGKAVGQKAPLWIRARFQALLFSLGCHIQRHCGKVLFIGLLVFGALSVGLRVAAIETDIEQLWVEAGSRVSQELHYTREKQGEESIFTSQMLIQTPKEEGANILTQEALLVHMEAALSASKVQVSLFGKSWDLNKICYKSGVPIIENVMIERMIDKLFPCMIITPLDCFWEGAKLQGGSAYLPGMPDIQWMNLDPVKLMEELSQFTSLEGFKEMLDKAQVGHAYMNRPCLDPSDTDCPLSAPNKEQGETLDIAGHLQGGCHGFSQKFMHWQEELILGGRVKNTQDALMSAEALQTMFLLMSPKQLYEHFKDDYEIHDINWNEEKATAILESWQRKFVEVVHQSIPSNSSQSIHAFSTTTLNDIMKSFSDVSVLRVAGGYLLMLAYACVTMLRWDCAKSQGAVGLAGVLLVALSVAAGLGLCSLLGLSFNAATTQVLPFLALGIGVDDMFLLAHSFTEAGSNIPFKERTGDCLRRTGTSVALTSINNMIAFFMAALVPIPALRAFSLQAAIVVVFNFAMVLLIFPAILSLDLHRREDKRLDVLCCLYSPCADRVIHLSPHELSDTSEQPHAPPTNTHQYTTGSTITTSTQITTTVQAFTQCDAAGQHIVTILPPTSQISTSPTSIIVCPTSQSQAITPTPNTPVQDPYGSQLFTPTSSSTRDLLAQVEDSKLGKKCVPLPFLHWNLSHFAREKYAPLLLKPKSKAIVVILFLGLLGLSLYGTTMVHDGLYLTDIVPRDTKEYDFIDAQFKYFSFYNMYLVTMDGFDYARSQRLLIQLHNTFNSVRYVVRDSDNRLPRMWLHYFQDWLRGLQAAFDSDWLTGKITSDSYRNGTEDGALAYKLLIQTGSKKEPFDYSQLTSRRLVDAEGLIPPEVFYIYLTVWVSNDPLGYAASQANFYPHPREWIHDKYDTTGENLRIPAAEPLEFAQFPFYLNGLRQASDFVEAIESVRAICDEFTRKGVLNYPNGYPFLFWEQYIGLRHWFLLSISVVLACTFLVCALLLLNPWTAGIIVFILAMMTVELFGIMGLIGIKLSAIPVVILIASVGIGVEFTVHIALGFLTAIGSRNTRSAVALEHMFAPVVDGAISTLLGVLMLAGSEFDFIMRYFFAVLAILTLLGMLNGLVLLPVLLSMLGPPAEVSPVDNGNRLPTPSPEPTLPPPMAHHGYFADHHNPRSARQHAFSTEMSDSEYYSEMTSTSGIGEEDYKYCDRSTYTVPPPATSHILLEASKNPSFPKLTVVRPLTDSTTGARIEPSSESLHNASSPLSSQQVTCWDGPKQPGQHLPGDRAHLPGRTSQSGPRLQSGSRGPQPNRTKGPTGFSSSSGGPVTMVTATASVTVAVHPTLPGAAYQGYMHEGFETDTESDCFEATKRTCGDKRNFSSYKRDSLELQDVESPQDHTTHQHKQGVLRIQTAKEC, via the exons CTGGTAGCCGAGTCAGCCAGGAGCTTCACTACACTAGAGAGAAGCAAGGGGAGGAGTCCATATTTACCTCACAGATGCTCATCCAGACCCCCAAAGAAGAGGGCGCCAATATTCTTACCCAGGAGGCTCTGCTGGTTCACATGGAAGCCGCCCTTTCTGCCAGCAAGGTCCAGGTGTCACTGTTTGGAAA GTCATGGGATCTCAACAAAATATGCTATAAATCTGGAGTCCCTATAATAGAAAATGTCATGATTGAAAGG ATGATTGACAAGCTGTTCCCTTGTATGATAATCACTCCATTGGACTGTTTTTGGGAAGGGGCTAAACTACAGGGAGGCTCCGCCTATTTACC GGGTATGCCGGACATCCAGTGGATGAATCTGGATCCAGTCAAGCTCATGGAGGAACTGAGTCAGTTCACTTCGCTGGAAGGATTTAAGGAGATGTTGGACAAAGCACAG GTGGGCCACGCCTACATGAACAGGCCTTGTTTGGACCCATCAGATACCGACTGCCCTCTGAGTGCACCCAACAAAGAACAAGGGGAG ACTCTTGACATTGCCGGGCATCTCCAAGGCGGTTGTCACGGTTTTAGCCAGAAGTTCATGCACTGGCAGGAGGAGCTGATCCTGGGAGGACGTGTGAAGAACACCCAGGATGCTCTGATGAG CGCTGAGGCTCTCCAAACCATGTTCCTGTTGATGAGCCCAAAGCAGCTGTATGAGCACTTTAAAGATGACTATGAAATACACGACATCAACTGGAATGAAGAAAAGGCTACAGCCATCCTGGAGTCTTGGCAAAGGAAGTTTGTGGAG GTGGTCCACCAGAGTATCCCGTCAAACTCCAGCCAGTCAATTCACGCCTTCTCCACCACCACCCTCAACGACATCATGAAGTCCTTCTCCGATGTCAGCGTCCTACGGGTAGCTGGAGGGTACCTGCTTATG CTGGCCTACGCCTGTGTAACCATGCTGAGGTGGGATTGCGCCAAGTCCCAGGGGGCCGTGGGGCTGGCCGGCGTGCTGCTGGTAGCCCTGTCGGTAGCTGCAGGACTGGGTCTGTGTTCCCTCCTGGGACTCTCCTTCAATGCTGCAACCACTCag GTGCTTCCCTTCCTGGCACTTGGAATTGGTGTGGATGACATGTTTCTTTTGGCTCACTCCTTCACAGAGGCCGGGAGTAACATTCCCTTTAAG GAGCGAACCGGAGACTGTTTGCGTCGCACGGGCACCAGCGTGGCTCTGACTTCCATCAACAACATGATCGCCTTCTTCATGGCTGCCCTTGTGCCCATCCCAGCCCTGCGAGCATTCTCCTTGcag GCAGCCATTGTGGTGGTGTTTAACTTTGCTATGGTGCTGCTCATCTTCCCCGCCATCCTCAGTTTGGACCTCCACCGGCGTGAGGACAAGCGCTTAGATGTCCTGTGTTGCTTGTACAGCCCTTGCGCCGACCGCGTCATCCACCTCTCTCCCCACGAGCTGTCGGACACCTCGGAGCAGCCCCATGCGCCACCCACAAACACCCATCAGTACACAACAGGTTCTACCATCACCACCAGTACGCAAATCACCACCACAGTGCAGGCGTTCACTCAGTGCGATGCAGCCGGGCAGCACATTGTCACCATCCTGCCACCGACCTCTCAGATCTCCACCAGCCCTACTTCCATCATTGTGTGCCCCACCTCCCAATCACAAG CTATCACACCCACACCCAACACTCCTGTTCAGGATCCCTACGGCTCCCAGCTCTTCACACCTACCTCCAGCTCCACACGGGACCTTCTAGCCCAGGTGGAGGACTCCAAATTGGGAAAGAAGTGCGTTCCACTCCCATTCCTCCACTGgaacttgtcccactttgccAGGGAGAAATACGCTCCACTGCTGCTCAAGCCCAAGAGTAAAGCCATCGTGGTCATTCTCTTCCTGGGCCTCCTGGGACTCAGCCTGTACGGGACCACCATGGTGCACGACGGCCTCTATTTGACTGACATTGTGCCACGTGACACCAAGGAGTACGACTTCATCGACGCCCAGTTCAAATATTTCTCCTTCTACAACATGTATCTGGTGACTATGGACGGATTTGATTACGCACGCTCACAGCGGCTTCTGATCCAGCTACACAACACCTTCAACTCTGTCAGATATGTGGTCAGAGACAGCGACAACAGACTGCCCCGCATGTGGCTGCACTACTTCCAGGACTGGCTTCGAG GTCTTCAGGCTGCTTTTGATTCAGACTGGCTGACGGGGAAGATTACATCAGATAGCTATCGAAATGGTACAGAGGACGGCGCTCTGGCATACAAGCTCCTCATCCAAACCGGCTCCAAGAAAGAACCGTTCGACTACAGCCAA CTGACTTCTCGCCGGCTGGTGGATGCAGAGGGTCTCATCCCCCCTGAGGTGTTCTACATTTACCTGACGGTTTGGGTCAGTAATGATCCTCTGGGCTACGCCGCCTCGCAGGCCAACTTCTACCCCCATCCCCGAGAGTGGATTCATGACAAATACGACACCACAGGAGAGAATCTCCGCA TTCCAGCTGCAGAGCCCCTGGAGTTCGCTCAGTTCCCCTTCTACCTGAATGGCCTCAGGCAAGCCAGTGACTTTGTGGAAGCAATCGAGAGTGTGCGGGCCATCTGTGATGAGTTCACCCGCAAGGGCGTGCTAAACTACCCCAACGGATACCCCTTCTTATTCTGGGAGCAGTACATAGGCCTCAGACACTGGTTCCTGCTGTCAATCAGCGTGGTGTTGGCGTGCACCTTCCTGGTCTGTGCCCTCCTCCTGCTCAATCCGTGGACTGCCGGCATAATT GTGTTTATCCTGGCTATGATGACAGTGGAACTGTTCGGCATCATGGGTTTGATCGGCATCAAGCTCAGCGCCATCCCCGTGGTCATCCTCATCGCCTCGGTGGGAATTGGAGTAGAGTTCACCGTTCACATTGCACTG GGCTTCCTGACAGCCATTGGCAGTAGAAACACGCGCTCGGCCGTGGCTCTGGAGCACATGTTTGCCCCGGTGGTCGACGGCGCCATTTCCACGCTGCTGGGTGTTCTCATGCTGGCGGGGTCTGAGTTTGACTTCATCATGAG GTATTTCTTTGCTGTGCTGGCAATCCTCACACTTCTGGGGATGCTCAATGGCTTGGTTCTGCTCCCGGTGCTCCTATCCATGCTGGGCCCTCCAGCCGAAGTCAGCCCGGTCGACAATGGCAACCGTCTCCCCACGCCTTCTCCCGAGCCGACGCTCCCTCCACCGATGGCTCACCACGGTTACTTCGCAGACCACCACAACCCCCGCTCTGCTCGCCAACATGCCTTCTCCACCGAGATGTCCGATTCGGAATATTACTCGGAGATGACGAGCACGTCTGGGATCGGCGAGGAGGATTACAAGTACTGTGATCGCAGCACGTACACCGTGCCGCCACCTGCGACCTCTCACATTCTTCTGGAAGCCAGCAAGAACCCCAGCTTCCCTAAGCTCACA GTGGTGAGGCCGCTGACAGACAGCACGACCGGAGCAAGGATAGAACCGTCGAGTGAATCCTTGCACAATGCTTCGTCACCTTTGAGCTCACAGCAGGTGACATGCTGGGATGGACCCAAGCAGCCGGGACAACACTTGCCTGGCGACAGAGCTCACCTACCTGGGCGGACTTCTCAAAGCGGCCCCAGGTTGCAGAGCGGCAGCAGGGGGCCTCAGCCAAACAGGACTAAAGGGCCCACCGGCTTCAGCAGCTCCTCCGGGGGGCCCGTGACCATGGTGACGGCCACAGCCTCTGTAACTGTTGCCGTGCATCCGACCTTGCCCGGAGCGGCGTACCAAGGCTACATGCATGAAGGTTTTGAGACAGACACAGAGTCAGACTGCTTTGAGGCCACTAAGAGGACTTGTGGGGACAAAAGGAACTTTTCCTCATACAAGAGAGACTCTTTAGAGCTCCAGGACGTGGAATCGCCGCAGGATCACACGACGCACCAGCACAAACAAG GCGTGTTGAGGATCCAGACGGCCAAAGAGTGCTAG